A stretch of Aureispira sp. CCB-E DNA encodes these proteins:
- a CDS encoding FAD-dependent monooxygenase: protein MKTSNIPVLIIGAGPTGLMAAAQLQRFGIPYRIIEKRKGTTTFSKALAVQARTMEIYEQMNIVDQALELGIPAQRAEIMVKGQDVQTLPLSETGADFTPFPYVFVLEQSCNEALLLEYIEKKGGQVEFNTEMTSFQIQANGAQVEITTADGTQEQINADWVIAADGGRSPVRHALNIPFKGDTYKNIFYVVDTSVFWQKDHNAIHINLADNNFTGFFPITDEDGTRYRLVGILPESYSEQENIQFEDISSYIKDIQHLDIEFGEANWFSVYKVHHRCIDRFKEGPVFFAGDAAHVHSPAGGQGMNTGLQDAYNLAWKLALVVQGKAKQTLLDSYHNERWPIANQLVNSTDRAFSSVVKKGSLINWFRLNIAPVLIGRLMGIKAIQQRAFKIVSQVGINYPDSLVSNSSIYLNKKTPHPGDRLPYLEILDEKTGKLKSLYQQLGEQTFHAIIWLSNKDKIQDKDAYAVKTFLDNNYANLFQTHIIYDQTENVPAFQTLHLNHSTLYLIRPDNYIGYIGKVDDLKALEDYLQLFLVR from the coding sequence ATGAAAACATCAAACATCCCTGTACTTATCATAGGAGCAGGTCCTACTGGACTTATGGCTGCCGCTCAACTACAACGCTTTGGCATTCCTTATCGAATTATAGAAAAACGCAAAGGAACAACAACCTTTTCTAAAGCACTTGCTGTACAAGCTCGTACTATGGAAATATACGAACAAATGAATATTGTCGATCAAGCTCTAGAACTTGGTATTCCTGCCCAAAGAGCAGAAATTATGGTCAAAGGGCAAGATGTCCAAACCTTGCCTTTATCAGAAACAGGAGCTGATTTTACACCATTTCCCTATGTATTTGTTTTAGAACAAAGTTGCAACGAAGCTCTTTTGTTGGAGTACATCGAAAAAAAAGGTGGTCAGGTAGAATTTAATACCGAAATGACTAGTTTTCAAATACAAGCAAACGGGGCACAAGTTGAAATAACAACAGCAGATGGCACTCAAGAACAAATCAATGCCGATTGGGTAATTGCAGCCGATGGTGGTCGCAGCCCTGTTCGACACGCCTTAAATATCCCGTTTAAGGGGGATACCTACAAAAATATCTTTTATGTTGTTGATACATCTGTATTCTGGCAAAAAGATCACAATGCCATACACATCAATTTAGCCGATAATAATTTTACGGGCTTCTTTCCTATTACAGATGAGGATGGGACACGCTATCGATTGGTCGGTATCTTGCCCGAAAGTTATTCTGAACAGGAAAACATTCAGTTTGAAGATATCAGTTCTTACATTAAGGATATTCAGCATTTAGATATCGAGTTTGGCGAAGCCAACTGGTTCTCTGTTTATAAAGTGCACCATCGCTGTATTGATCGTTTCAAAGAAGGACCTGTTTTCTTTGCTGGTGATGCTGCACACGTACACAGTCCAGCTGGTGGGCAAGGTATGAATACAGGACTACAAGATGCCTATAACTTGGCTTGGAAATTAGCATTAGTTGTTCAAGGCAAGGCAAAACAAACCTTATTGGATAGTTACCACAACGAACGTTGGCCAATTGCCAATCAATTGGTTAATAGTACAGATAGAGCATTTAGCAGTGTTGTCAAAAAAGGTAGTTTAATCAATTGGTTTCGACTCAATATTGCTCCTGTGCTTATTGGGCGCTTGATGGGAATCAAAGCTATCCAACAGCGTGCTTTTAAAATCGTTTCTCAAGTTGGTATTAACTATCCCGATAGTCTGGTTTCTAACAGTTCTATTTATCTGAACAAAAAAACGCCTCACCCTGGTGATCGTTTGCCGTATTTAGAAATATTAGATGAAAAAACAGGCAAGTTAAAAAGCTTGTACCAGCAATTAGGCGAACAAACATTTCATGCTATCATTTGGCTGAGCAATAAAGATAAAATTCAAGATAAAGATGCTTATGCTGTCAAAACATTTTTGGATAACAATTATGCCAATTTATTTCAGACACATATCATTTATGATCAGACAGAAAATGTGCCTGCCTTTCAAACGCTCCATTTAAACCATTCTACCCTCTACCTTATTCGCCCCGATAATTACATTGGTTATATTGGAAAAGTAGATGATTTAAAAGCACTGGAAGATTACCTACAACTATTTCTAGTTAGATAA
- a CDS encoding sugar MFS transporter, whose protein sequence is MAGQIPNNPILDDQVSPGGNSKNYKSAFALLTSLFFMWGFITVVNDPLISAFKKIFDLQAFHAGLVQSAFFIAFFVISLIYFLISTSRGEDPINRLGYKKGMSFSLGVCSLGCFSFYPSALAESYPMFLASLFILASGITLLQICANPYAAIMGSKETASSRLNLAQGFNSLGTTIAPLAASLLIFKVFTNGTEPTLDAISSTYLITGSLFLVLALVVWVADMPAYTNAEKVKGGLAVLQFPQLKWGIGAIFFYVGGEVAIGSWLMPFMENVFGFEPTKAGAYLAFYWGGAMIGRLLGAVSLNTDIEDNKKYPMMAAISVVVFGVIYLITGLDLDANGAIAFVGLEFSEVVFYLLFLVLNYIAFILGKSNAARSLSIFCVVVIALLLIGVFSGESRLALWALLSIGLFNSIMWSNIFTLAIKDLGIYTSQGSSLLVMAIVGGAFIPPLQGLVSDVWGPQLSFLTPIICYAYILFYGLVGHKTQEEKHS, encoded by the coding sequence ATGGCTGGACAGATCCCAAACAATCCCATTTTAGATGATCAAGTTTCTCCTGGAGGAAATTCTAAGAACTATAAAAGTGCCTTTGCATTATTAACTTCTTTATTTTTTATGTGGGGATTTATCACCGTAGTGAACGATCCTTTGATTTCAGCTTTCAAAAAGATATTTGATTTACAAGCGTTTCATGCGGGCTTGGTGCAATCTGCTTTTTTTATTGCTTTTTTTGTTATTTCTCTGATCTACTTTTTAATCTCTACATCGAGAGGAGAAGACCCTATCAATCGATTGGGATATAAAAAAGGCATGTCTTTTAGCTTAGGAGTTTGTAGTTTGGGGTGCTTTTCTTTTTATCCGTCTGCTTTGGCGGAGTCGTATCCGATGTTTTTAGCTTCTTTGTTTATACTAGCTTCAGGAATTACCTTGCTACAAATTTGCGCTAACCCTTATGCTGCTATCATGGGGAGCAAAGAAACGGCTTCTAGCCGCTTAAATTTAGCGCAAGGATTTAATTCTTTGGGAACGACAATTGCACCTTTAGCGGCTTCATTGCTGATTTTTAAGGTATTTACAAATGGAACGGAGCCAACGTTAGATGCCATTTCTTCTACCTATTTGATTACAGGTTCTTTGTTTTTGGTCTTGGCATTGGTTGTTTGGGTAGCAGATATGCCTGCTTATACCAATGCCGAAAAGGTAAAAGGAGGCTTAGCGGTATTGCAGTTTCCTCAATTGAAATGGGGAATTGGAGCCATCTTTTTTTATGTTGGTGGCGAAGTAGCCATAGGAAGTTGGCTAATGCCGTTTATGGAGAATGTATTTGGCTTTGAGCCGACCAAAGCAGGGGCTTATCTGGCGTTCTACTGGGGTGGGGCAATGATTGGTCGTCTGTTAGGAGCGGTGTCCTTAAATACAGATATTGAAGACAATAAAAAATATCCCATGATGGCAGCAATTTCGGTTGTTGTGTTTGGTGTCATTTATTTAATAACGGGCTTAGATCTAGATGCAAATGGTGCGATAGCCTTTGTTGGCTTAGAGTTTAGCGAAGTTGTTTTTTACCTTTTGTTTTTAGTACTTAACTACATAGCATTTATATTGGGTAAATCAAATGCTGCCCGTTCTTTGAGTATTTTTTGTGTGGTGGTTATTGCTCTATTGTTGATAGGGGTATTTAGTGGAGAAAGTAGGTTGGCATTATGGGCTTTGTTGAGTATTGGTTTGTTCAACTCTATCATGTGGTCAAACATTTTTACATTGGCCATTAAAGATTTGGGAATCTATACCAGTCAAGGTTCTTCCTTGTTGGTGATGGCTATTGTTGGTGGCGCATTTATTCCGCCGTTGCAAGGTTTGGTGAGTGATGTTTGGGGACCTCAACTTTCTTTTTTAACGCCCATTATTTGTTATGCTTATATCTTGTTTTATGGATTGGTTGGACACAAAACTCAGGAAGAAAAACATTCTTAA
- a CDS encoding tetratricopeptide repeat protein: MNRIKILTIILLSFITLNSFAQSETNEEKALEYGKEAVKMIDKGEFKDALKLLHKAQKLDPKNIIYPYEVAYIFYIQKNYKKAISELEKQVKRADVTEQHFQLLGNSYDLIGNPDKALEVYQKGLEIFPNSGKMYLEQGIVEYSRENYDQAIAYWEKGVEVAPTFASNYFWLGQIFCNSSERIWGVLYGEIFMNLERNSQRTVKMSQLLFETYKKAIDISSDSTAAVLFSKTLTINANEDFKIPFQMNYGMVMTMALTPVLLEHSVEKELSLQHIHAIRQQFIQFWYQKEHAKNYPNVLFDFHKQLQEKNYFEAYNYWFLMKGNEEEFGQWYDQHQAAFDEFAEWFNANPIEISKENYFSRLKM; the protein is encoded by the coding sequence ATGAACAGGATTAAAATTCTAACCATCATTCTTCTTTCTTTTATAACGTTGAATAGCTTTGCTCAATCCGAAACCAATGAAGAAAAAGCATTAGAATACGGAAAAGAAGCCGTAAAAATGATTGATAAAGGCGAATTTAAAGATGCCTTAAAATTACTACACAAAGCCCAAAAGCTCGACCCTAAAAATATTATATATCCTTATGAAGTTGCTTACATCTTTTACATTCAAAAAAATTATAAAAAGGCTATTTCTGAACTTGAAAAACAGGTAAAAAGAGCGGATGTTACAGAACAACATTTTCAATTGCTCGGCAATAGTTATGATTTGATAGGGAACCCCGACAAAGCTTTAGAAGTGTATCAAAAGGGCTTAGAAATATTTCCTAATTCGGGAAAAATGTATCTAGAACAAGGCATCGTAGAATATTCTAGAGAAAATTACGATCAAGCCATCGCTTATTGGGAGAAAGGGGTTGAGGTTGCTCCTACGTTTGCTTCGAACTATTTTTGGCTAGGTCAAATATTTTGTAACTCTAGTGAAAGAATTTGGGGCGTATTGTATGGCGAAATTTTTATGAACCTAGAAAGAAACTCTCAACGAACAGTCAAAATGAGTCAATTGCTTTTTGAAACGTATAAAAAAGCAATTGATATATCTTCAGACTCTACTGCGGCTGTTTTATTTAGTAAAACACTAACCATCAATGCTAATGAAGATTTTAAGATTCCATTTCAAATGAATTATGGTATGGTTATGACCATGGCGCTTACTCCAGTCTTGTTAGAGCACAGTGTAGAAAAAGAATTGTCCTTGCAACATATACATGCCATTAGACAACAATTCATTCAATTTTGGTATCAAAAAGAACACGCTAAGAACTACCCTAATGTCCTATTCGATTTCCATAAACAACTTCAAGAAAAAAATTATTTTGAAGCCTACAATTATTGGTTTCTTATGAAGGGAAACGAAGAAGAATTTGGACAATGGTATGACCAACATCAAGCAGCATTTGACGAATTTGCAGAATGGTTTAATGCCAATCCCATCGAAATTTCTAAAGAGAATTACTTTTCTCGTTTAAAAATGTAA
- a CDS encoding patatin-like phospholipase family protein → MPKTLRLGFIMGGGVSLGTFSGAALSEAIKQQIVYGQYDTGKKDPNNQPIYAPYDAIEIDVFSGASAGAISLAIMLRVLVNPKDKYRFLGYRSYEDLREGLEQKLSKQFEGKLIELKMQYPQKYEQLLAAQTIQEFQDKVWSKEVDIDRFLGTGSFDKDLTDSASFMDRGVVDKLGVELFQFQIDGKERLKNRILLGNRVLFGCTLANLSHTLQKSKRTHFNDTKKPSLIQALNDSSVDRIHSELRVFDINFKTIKENEGRYYPLRWVQYQDGEDIILQQHDKENNTYEKVVKNLRDNDVWREITATAIASAAVPFAFEPVVLNRYRYEFGMEWATELKHKKNYPFTYVDGGLFNNEPVKEAMRLASYIDTTTENKNFERQLIFVDPDVTELENQFKIQAHEKLSIGRSLFSSKTKVSTKSTILRLFSGMTYILSAILNEAQSIEVGKISAILEQFEHRKKMRQFYRTTVKGIPTDAQIIEMRNFAIAELDQVRYKLNLPDNTLQIQHEFLRIIKEEHEFLDNYIPSEDERFLVDEINKFVYLPNPSQVEHVGYWIFVLSCLNLDIAMNLVGKTSKTKLIPIAPFNFYEEGEEFKLMPLPGKGMAGFTGFASVEASSYEIAYGKYCAKRILQELHLIEDNKQQLSCPPRFDYGRFDGLLKNSVRHSIVKRLKEIVPSGFATIMPFLGGYLNESVQNFVDSNIHGNSRTGSFEFQIRVPSDLYVLKGFTPSGVATHKKSLQAISIHGDYYLITKLLYDFEEEQWKGTHTNFMQNIYIDKSKFFEDIAMLSLELPVMSLNSDAYLSPNPIFVADVRAGLNTPGYKELSAKNWELKSDVLPLDKHLWGKDRWK, encoded by the coding sequence ATGCCAAAAACACTACGATTAGGATTTATTATGGGAGGCGGTGTCTCCTTAGGCACCTTCTCTGGTGCAGCGTTATCAGAAGCCATTAAGCAACAAATTGTCTATGGGCAGTATGATACTGGCAAAAAGGATCCAAACAACCAGCCTATTTATGCTCCTTACGATGCTATAGAAATTGATGTGTTTAGTGGTGCAAGTGCTGGAGCGATTTCTCTCGCAATTATGCTTCGAGTATTGGTCAATCCCAAAGATAAATATCGTTTCTTAGGTTACCGTTCTTACGAAGATTTGCGGGAAGGTTTAGAACAAAAGCTTTCTAAACAATTTGAAGGAAAGTTGATTGAGCTCAAGATGCAATACCCTCAAAAATATGAACAACTATTAGCAGCTCAAACCATTCAAGAGTTTCAGGACAAAGTCTGGTCAAAAGAAGTCGATATTGATCGTTTTTTAGGAACAGGCTCTTTTGATAAAGACTTGACGGATTCTGCGAGCTTTATGGATCGAGGGGTTGTCGATAAACTGGGTGTAGAACTATTTCAATTTCAAATTGATGGCAAAGAACGGCTCAAAAATAGAATTTTATTAGGAAATAGAGTGCTCTTTGGATGTACTTTGGCAAATCTTAGTCACACCCTTCAAAAATCAAAGCGCACTCATTTTAACGATACCAAAAAACCATCTCTAATTCAAGCACTCAACGATAGTTCTGTCGATAGAATTCATAGTGAGTTGAGGGTATTTGATATTAACTTCAAAACCATCAAAGAAAATGAAGGGCGGTATTATCCCCTACGTTGGGTACAATATCAGGATGGAGAGGATATTATCTTACAACAACACGATAAAGAAAACAATACCTACGAAAAAGTAGTCAAAAATTTAAGGGATAACGATGTTTGGCGTGAAATAACCGCAACAGCCATTGCATCTGCTGCTGTTCCCTTTGCGTTTGAACCTGTTGTCCTCAATCGCTATCGCTATGAGTTTGGAATGGAATGGGCTACGGAATTAAAACACAAAAAAAACTATCCTTTTACCTATGTAGATGGAGGGTTGTTTAACAACGAACCTGTCAAAGAAGCCATGCGCTTGGCTTCTTATATTGATACTACAACTGAAAATAAAAACTTTGAACGCCAGCTTATCTTTGTCGATCCTGATGTAACGGAGTTGGAAAATCAATTCAAAATCCAAGCGCACGAAAAACTGAGTATTGGTCGGTCGTTGTTTTCAAGTAAAACTAAAGTAAGTACTAAATCCACTATTTTGCGTTTGTTTAGTGGCATGACTTATATTCTTAGTGCCATTTTGAATGAAGCTCAAAGTATTGAAGTAGGTAAAATTTCTGCGATATTAGAGCAATTCGAGCACCGCAAAAAAATGCGACAGTTTTACCGAACAACGGTTAAGGGAATTCCTACCGATGCCCAAATCATTGAAATGCGAAACTTTGCCATTGCTGAATTGGATCAAGTTCGTTACAAATTGAATCTGCCTGATAATACACTTCAAATACAACATGAGTTTCTGCGCATTATAAAAGAAGAACATGAATTTTTAGACAATTATATTCCTTCTGAAGACGAGCGCTTCTTGGTAGACGAAATCAACAAATTTGTTTACCTTCCCAATCCGTCTCAAGTAGAGCACGTAGGCTACTGGATATTTGTTTTATCCTGTCTCAATTTAGATATTGCGATGAATTTGGTTGGCAAAACCTCTAAAACAAAACTGATCCCTATCGCTCCGTTTAACTTTTATGAGGAAGGCGAAGAATTTAAATTAATGCCTTTGCCTGGCAAGGGTATGGCAGGATTTACTGGTTTTGCCTCTGTAGAAGCAAGTAGTTATGAAATTGCTTATGGGAAATATTGTGCAAAACGTATTTTACAAGAATTGCATTTAATTGAAGACAACAAACAGCAGCTTTCTTGTCCCCCTCGTTTTGACTATGGACGTTTTGATGGCTTACTAAAAAACAGTGTTCGCCATTCCATCGTAAAGCGCCTAAAAGAAATTGTTCCTAGTGGTTTTGCCACCATCATGCCCTTTTTGGGAGGTTACCTCAATGAATCTGTTCAAAATTTTGTAGATAGCAATATTCATGGCAATAGCCGTACAGGAAGTTTTGAATTTCAAATTCGTGTCCCTAGTGACTTGTATGTCCTCAAAGGTTTTACACCTAGTGGTGTTGCGACTCACAAGAAAAGTCTACAAGCTATTTCTATTCATGGAGATTATTATCTGATTACAAAGTTATTGTATGACTTTGAAGAAGAACAATGGAAAGGAACACATACCAACTTCATGCAAAATATCTATATTGACAAGTCTAAGTTTTTTGAGGATATTGCTATGTTGAGCTTGGAATTACCTGTGATGTCTCTCAACAGCGATGCTTACTTGTCTCCCAATCCAATTTTTGTAGCAGATGTTCGTGCAGGATTAAATACACCTGGCTACAAAGAATTATCGGCTAAAAATTGGGAACTAAAATCAGATGTCTTGCCTTTGGACAAACATCTTTGGGGAAAAGATCGATGGAAATAA
- a CDS encoding SH3 domain-containing protein — MKKLVFYSFFILLIYSFVSCKNEPQESTITSNSQDSTIQEQTTPNILQLEGQPISLVVTTQKAIVRAAPSIEAAEIARFSKGDSLLFTNRISEFNTAMKLEGVAYNEPWLRIILSDNKMGWIYGACINFDATQQVQLKEKVLDQRAVALFGASLAQQIAVYQKEVKTARTLPAFRTLYSRAQLLKDSLEKQMNIYLKTAHTFPDFFWLNELMDGLLVHYIESQNKYYLFKDLRVWQMISTQTDALEDDQFVEVLLASYPSDSIAFYFYGWQLPVDSTTMCSLLGSNIHIDVLDKIGVALDSNGYFNAEIKTIKQALIDDIAVAEHYWMPLEQIQQELNAILQKKYTFLSSGDRIALKTRRQLLQKHVENNIAVNLFEGQ; from the coding sequence TTGAAAAAACTAGTATTCTATAGTTTCTTTATTTTATTAATTTACAGTTTTGTATCCTGTAAAAATGAACCTCAAGAGTCCACCATTACATCCAATTCTCAAGATAGCACCATCCAAGAACAAACAACGCCTAACATTCTTCAACTAGAAGGGCAACCCATTTCTCTAGTGGTCACCACACAGAAAGCTATTGTTCGTGCTGCTCCTTCTATTGAGGCAGCAGAAATTGCTCGATTTTCAAAAGGAGATAGTTTATTATTTACCAATAGAATTAGTGAATTCAATACCGCCATGAAGTTAGAAGGAGTTGCTTATAATGAACCTTGGCTTCGGATTATCTTGTCAGACAATAAGATGGGTTGGATTTATGGAGCTTGCATTAATTTTGATGCGACTCAGCAAGTGCAACTAAAAGAAAAAGTGTTGGATCAACGTGCGGTTGCTCTTTTTGGTGCTTCGTTAGCACAACAAATAGCAGTTTATCAAAAAGAAGTAAAAACGGCTCGTACACTCCCTGCATTTAGAACCCTCTACTCTCGTGCTCAATTGCTAAAAGATAGCTTAGAAAAACAGATGAATATTTATCTAAAAACGGCTCATACATTCCCTGACTTTTTCTGGCTAAACGAGTTGATGGATGGTCTTTTGGTGCATTATATTGAATCACAAAACAAGTATTATTTATTCAAAGACTTACGCGTATGGCAAATGATCAGCACCCAAACGGATGCTCTAGAAGATGATCAATTTGTTGAGGTTTTATTGGCCAGTTATCCTTCTGACAGCATTGCCTTCTATTTTTATGGCTGGCAACTCCCTGTTGATAGTACTACTATGTGTAGTCTTTTGGGTAGTAATATTCATATAGATGTCTTAGATAAAATTGGTGTTGCGTTGGATAGCAACGGCTATTTTAATGCAGAAATCAAGACTATAAAACAAGCTTTGATTGATGATATTGCTGTTGCAGAACATTATTGGATGCCTTTGGAGCAAATTCAACAAGAATTGAATGCCATTCTTCAAAAAAAATATACTTTTTTAAGTTCAGGAGATCGAATTGCTTTAAAAACAAGGCGCCAATTACTACAAAAACATGTTGAAAATAACATTGCTGTCAATTTATTTGAGGGTCAATAA
- a CDS encoding DciA family protein encodes MSFNIERENQKLRYRKTNDEPVGNVVLRMLKAYGIQDKYFEARAKQLWHETMGPTISGYTQNIYVKNRKLYISISSSSLRQEISYSKDKIRKFINEGIGHEFITAVMIW; translated from the coding sequence ATGAGCTTTAACATAGAAAGAGAGAATCAAAAACTGCGTTACCGCAAAACCAACGATGAACCTGTTGGCAATGTTGTTCTGCGCATGCTCAAAGCTTATGGTATTCAAGATAAGTATTTTGAAGCTCGTGCGAAACAGCTTTGGCACGAAACAATGGGACCTACTATTAGTGGTTACACTCAAAATATTTATGTCAAAAATCGTAAACTCTATATTAGCATCTCTTCCTCCTCTCTTCGCCAAGAAATTTCTTATTCTAAAGATAAAATTAGAAAATTCATCAACGAAGGCATTGGCCACGAATTTATAACTGCCGTTATGATTTGGTAA
- a CDS encoding phosphoglycerate kinase has protein sequence MYLDQIELKGKKVLVRVDFNVPLDDNYTVTDDTRIRGALPTIEYILEQGAAVILMSHLGRPQKKTKEDGSINKEKFTLKHTVSRLSELLGKSVGFVGDTVGNVVEEAVERLEMGGVLVLENTRFYKEEKKGDQDFAAQMAKLADVYINDAFGTAHRAHASTCTVAQFFDKDHRGFGFLIQKELESAKKLTDHPERPFTAIVGGAKVSDKILLLEKLVDSVDNIIIGGGMAYTLLKAQGGEVGSSLLEEDKLEVAKALLEKAALKGVQILLPEDSLVADDFNNEAARKVVNSKEIPTGWMGLDIGPKAIETFEGIVTTSKTLVWNGPMGVFEFSNFANGTSQIAEAVVKATEKGAFSLIGGGDSVAAINKAGKADQVSFVSTGGGAMLKLLEGDVLPGVAAIVD, from the coding sequence ATGTATTTAGATCAAATAGAACTAAAAGGAAAAAAGGTATTGGTACGAGTCGATTTTAATGTGCCACTGGACGATAATTACACGGTAACAGACGACACACGTATTCGTGGAGCATTGCCAACTATTGAGTATATTTTGGAGCAAGGAGCAGCCGTTATTTTAATGTCGCATTTAGGACGTCCTCAAAAAAAGACAAAAGAGGATGGTTCTATCAATAAAGAAAAATTTACTCTAAAACATACCGTTAGCCGACTTTCAGAATTGTTGGGCAAATCTGTTGGATTTGTAGGAGATACCGTTGGAAATGTTGTAGAGGAGGCTGTTGAGCGTTTGGAAATGGGAGGCGTACTTGTTCTAGAGAACACTCGTTTTTACAAAGAGGAAAAAAAAGGTGACCAAGATTTTGCAGCGCAAATGGCTAAACTAGCCGATGTATATATCAATGATGCCTTTGGAACAGCACATCGTGCTCATGCTTCTACCTGTACCGTAGCTCAATTTTTTGATAAAGACCATCGAGGTTTTGGTTTTTTGATTCAAAAAGAATTGGAAAGTGCAAAGAAATTAACCGATCATCCTGAACGCCCATTCACAGCAATAGTAGGTGGCGCAAAGGTTTCGGATAAAATATTGTTATTAGAAAAACTAGTAGATTCGGTAGATAATATTATTATCGGTGGTGGTATGGCGTATACCTTGTTGAAAGCACAAGGAGGAGAAGTGGGGAGTTCTCTTTTGGAGGAAGATAAATTGGAAGTAGCCAAGGCGTTATTAGAAAAAGCAGCTCTAAAAGGGGTGCAAATCTTGTTGCCAGAAGACTCTCTTGTTGCGGATGATTTTAATAATGAGGCTGCTAGAAAAGTCGTCAACAGTAAAGAAATTCCTACGGGATGGATGGGACTAGATATAGGTCCTAAAGCGATTGAAACGTTTGAAGGTATCGTAACTACTTCTAAAACTTTGGTTTGGAATGGTCCTATGGGAGTATTTGAGTTCTCTAATTTTGCCAATGGAACGAGTCAAATAGCAGAAGCAGTTGTTAAAGCAACCGAAAAAGGAGCATTTTCTTTGATTGGTGGCGGTGATTCGGTTGCTGCAATCAACAAAGCAGGTAAAGCGGATCAAGTAAGTTTTGTTTCGACAGGTGGAGGAGCAATGCTTAAGTTGTTGGAAGGAGATGTATTGCCTGGCGTTGCGGCTATTGTAGATTAA
- a CDS encoding adenylate/guanylate cyclase domain-containing protein: MTKNNLKIEQRGFLFIDLQSSMEKVDQLGLLPYSTFINFCFNQLEFVRQDFPNIEVHQYAGDGVILTWAQATTTKQAINCFQKFMAALETNRAFLEQKYGLFPSFSAAINWGEVVASQLNGFRVFYGNTINSTARLQSLCQHYQQQLILGEAVLKASPNLDLIYLNRVYLKGMSTAMEIYGLT, translated from the coding sequence ATGACAAAGAATAATTTAAAAATAGAACAACGAGGATTTCTCTTTATAGACCTTCAAAGTTCTATGGAAAAGGTTGATCAGTTGGGGCTGTTGCCCTACAGTACTTTTATCAATTTTTGTTTTAATCAACTAGAGTTCGTTCGGCAAGATTTTCCCAATATAGAGGTACATCAGTATGCAGGTGATGGCGTTATTTTGACTTGGGCGCAAGCAACTACTACAAAACAAGCTATTAATTGTTTTCAAAAATTCATGGCTGCTTTAGAAACCAATCGAGCTTTTTTAGAACAAAAATATGGTCTTTTCCCCTCTTTTTCTGCTGCCATCAATTGGGGCGAAGTAGTCGCAAGTCAACTAAATGGCTTTCGTGTTTTTTATGGCAACACCATCAATAGTACCGCTCGTTTACAAAGCCTGTGCCAGCACTATCAACAACAGCTAATCCTTGGAGAAGCTGTGCTCAAAGCCTCTCCAAATCTAGATTTGATTTATCTGAATAGAGTTTACCTAAAAGGAATGTCTACAGCAATGGAAATTTATGGCTTGACTTAA